A stretch of Lactuca sativa cultivar Salinas chromosome 6, Lsat_Salinas_v11, whole genome shotgun sequence DNA encodes these proteins:
- the LOC111894139 gene encoding putative white-brown complex homolog protein 30, translated as MNGERRIITSWIGYLILILLLFVGYFPHHVWCQNRPPPRKGKPRLSPLISNLFLGRFNKTVEQYQPEIEKEIGFCTQDVKKDFHGAFDFEGREQFFQNCQDKLKDLPTRLCTVSELRVYFTSFLKNAGEKKSVSQSHFLGPNRNCNLTSWSQGCEAGWASTVNPGQKYDYNETDPKKMPFRTTDSKPCCEGFFCPQGLTCMIPCPLGAHCPVAKLNPTTGICLPYHYQLPSGQKNYSCGSADMWVPVQMGNEIFCAAGYYCPTTIKKIQCPRGCYCRMGSRVKYRCFPGTKCDKGTEIPSMKVYGILLIALLTAILIVVYNCSDQVISTRYEKQAKSREEAVKYAREIQARQKSRASKDASGWKPSGLQGIHQTLSRKFSRTKTKGSPSLPPSGPLGNKKEICPLDDNTEVDKGLNLENGDKTKHERKASKELHTRSQIFKYAYGQIEKEKAMEEMNMYMSDVDVLRKRPRIEVAFKELTLTLKGKNRNIMRNVSGKILPGRISAVMGPSGAGKTTFLSALTGKISGCTMSGMILINGKNESIHSYKKIVGFVPQDDIVHGDLTVEENLRFSARCRLSADLPKADKVLITERVIEALGLQGVRDSKVGTVEKRGISGGQKKRVNVGLEMVMEPSLLILDEPTSGLDSASSSLLLRALRREAMEGVNISMVVHQPSYSLYKMFDDLILLAKGGLTVYHGPVDNVEEYFEGLGITIPERVNTPDHLIDILEGIIKPGGNVTAQQLPVRWMLHNGYRVPPDMLHLCDQNSSASPPSHEPNNKDQREVEKYNYFSTPDLSGRVTPGVFRQYKYYLGRVAKQRMRDARVQAADYLILLLAGACLGTMAEVSDVSFGYTGYQYTVIAVSLLCMIGALRTFSQDKLQFKRESASGMKSLSYFMAKDTMDLLNIVMKPLVYLCMFYFFSYPRSSFVSNYLVLLCLVYCVTGISYTLAISLEFSQAQLWSVLLPVVLTLVANQDKKSFASLVAKFVFPRWALEAFVVANSKEYNGVWLLTRCAALKKFDFDIHNSKKCLWYLVGTGVGCRVIAFVCLLTRSK; from the exons ATGAATGGAGAGAGGAGGATAATTACCTCTTGGATTGGATACTTGATCCTAATTCTACTTCTTTTCGTGGGTTATTTCCCCCACCATGTTTGGTGTCAAAATCGACCTCCTCCAAGAAAGGGAAAACCCCGATTATCACCATTGATTTCAAACCTTTTTCTCGGAAGATTCAACAAAACAGTCGAACAATACCAGCCTGAAATCGAAAAAGAGATAGGATTTTGCACTCAAGACGT caaaaaggacttccatggagcTTTTGACTTCGAAGGAAGGGAACAATTCTTCCAAAACTGTCAAGACAAGTTAAAAG ATCTCCCAACTCGATTATGCACTGTATCAGAACTTAGAGTATACTTCACCAGTTTTCTGAAGAACGCTGGAGAGAAGAAAAGCGTATCTCAATCTCATTTCTTAGGCCCCAATAGAAACTGTAATCTGACGTCATGGTCCCAAGGATGTGAAGCAGGATGGGCAAGTACAGTCAACCCGGGTCAAAAGTATGATTATAATGAAACGGATCCTAAAAAAATGCCTTTTCGGACTACTGATAGTAAACCATGTTGTGAGGGGTTTTTCTGCCCTCAAGGTCTTACTTGCATGATAC CATGCCCCTTGGGTGCACATTGTCCTGTTGCAAAGCTGAATCCAACAACGGGTATTTGTTTACC ATACCACTACCAGCTACCTTCTGGCCAAAAGAATTACAGTTGTGGTTCAGCCGATATGTGGGTCCCAGTACAAATGGGTAACGAGATATTTTGTGCTGCAGGATATTATTGTCCAACAACTATCAAGAAAATTCAATGCCCTCGAGG aTGCTATTGTCGGATGGGGTCTAGGGTTAAATACC GTTGCTTCCCTGGCACTAAGTGTGACAAGGGAACAGAAATTCCAAGCATGAAAGTGTACGGAATCTTGCTCATT gCTTTATTGACAGCTATATTGATAGTGGTCTATAATTGCTCAGACCAAGTAATCTCAACACGGTATGAAAAACAAGCGAAATCAAGAGAAGAAGCAGTAAAATATGCACGTGAAATACAAGCAAGACAAAAATCAAGAGCTTCAAAAGATGCAAGTGGATGGAAACCATCAGGATTACAAGGAATACACCAAACACTTTcaagaaaattttcaagaacaaAAACAAAAGGTTCACCTTCACTCCCACCTTCAGGACCTTTAGGAAACAAAAAAGAAATATGTCCACTCGATGACAACACCGAAGTTGATAAAGGGTTAAATTTGGAAAATGGAGATAAAACAAAACACGAACGTAAAGCTTCAAAGGAGCTTCATACAAGAAGTCAAATCTTTAAATACGCGTATGGCCAAATTGAGAAAGAGAAAGCAATGGAGGAGATGAACATGTACATGAGTGATGTAGATGTCTTGAGGAAAAGGCCTAGGATTGAGGTTGCTTTtaaggagttgactttgactttaaaagGGAAGAATAGGAATATAATGAGGAATGTTAGTGGGAAGATTTTGCCAGGTAGGATTTCGGCTGTGATGGGGCCCTCAGGGGCGGGGAAGACTACTTTTTTGTCTGCTTTAACCGGAAAAATAAGTGGGTGTACAATGTCGGGGATGATTTTGATAAATGGAAAAAACGAATCGATTCATTCGTATAAAAAAATTGTTGGTTTTGTTCCACAAGATGATATTGTGCATGGAGATTTGACTGTTGAAGAGAATTTGCGCTTTAGTGCACGATGCAG ACTATCTGCCGATTTGCCAAAAGCAGATAAAGTACTCATAACCGAAAGAGTGATCGAGGCATTAGGACTTCAGGGAGTTAGAGATTCCAAAGTTGGAACAGTTGAAAAACGTGGAATTTCAGGAGGACAAAAGAAAAGAGTAAATGTTGGGTTGGAAATGGTCATGGAACCTTCCCTCTTAATCTTGGATGAAcctacatccggtttagacagtgCATCTTCTAGTTTACTTCTTAGAGCTCTTCGACGTGAAGCCATGGAAGGTGTCAACATAAGCATGGTTGTTCACCAACCAag CTACTCATTGTACAAGATGTTTGACGACTTAATACTTCTGGCAAAAGGTGGTCTTACTGTGTACCATGGACCCGTAGACAACGTTGAGGAATATTTCGAAGGTTTAGGAATCACAATACCCGAACGTGTAAATACTCCAGATCACTTAATCGACATTCTCGAGGGAATAATAAAGCCAGGTGGCAATGTGACAGCTCAGCAACTCCCTGTACGATGGATGCTTCACAATGGGTACAGAGTACCCCCTGATATGTTACACCTCTGTGATCAAAATTCATCAGCATCACCACCTTCTCATGAACCCAACAATAAAGACCAACGAGAAGTTGAAAAGTATAATTACTTCAGTACCCCTGATTTATCAGGACGAGTTACCCCTGGAGTTTTTCGTCAGTATAAATATTATCTTGGAAG GGTTGCTAAACAGCGAATGAGAGATGCTAGAGTACAAGCTGCAGATTATTTAATTCTTTTGCTTGCGGGAGCTTGCTTAGGAACTATGGCTGAAGTGAGTGACGTGTCATTTGGATATACTGGCTATCAATATACCGTTATTGCTGTCT CTTTGTTATGCATGATTGGAGCTTTAAGAACATTTTCACAGGATAAATTACAATTCAAGAGGGAAAGCGCTAGTGGGATGAAAAGTTTATCTTATTTTATGGCGAAAGATACGATGGATCTTTTGAATATAGTCATGAAGCCTTTAGTTTATCTTTGCATGTTCTATTTTTTCAGCTATCCAAGATCAAGCTTTGTGTCAAATTATTTAGTTCTTTTGTGCCTTGTATACTGTGTGACTGGCATATCGTATACCCTTGCCATTTCTCTCGAATTTAGCCAAGCACAATTG tGGTCTGTGCTACTTCCTGTTGTTTTGACTCTGGTGGCAAATCAGGACAAAAAGTCATTTGCTTCATTGGTGGCAAAATTTGTGTTCCCCAGGTGGGCATTGGAAGCATTTGTTGTTGCAAACTCAAAAGA GTACAATGGTGTTTGGTTATTGACACGTTGTGCTGCATTGAAGAAATTTGATTTTGATATTCATAATTCGAAGAAATGTCTTTGGTATCTTGTTGGAACGGGAGTAGGTTGTCGGGTTATAGCTTTTGTATGTTTGTTGACTAGGTCAAAGTAG